One bacterium DNA segment encodes these proteins:
- a CDS encoding ABC transporter permease, giving the protein MLGHYLRLYFRQISRQKVFQSIGVVGLAIGVGAVIIITAWIRFETSYDSFHANSDRLYRIYNVQEYPTGNLDVAVTPFPLGPALEREFAEVEATARIWYGPGVVLSRGADLAFESSLVYADSTFFDLFSFTLVSGDSANALDRKNSAVISSDLAKRFFHEEDPVGKTLKVNSVDQVLITGVLRPVPGNSHLRMSMVVSMPTVSEGWSAQRRESWGSNGYSTYVLLQKGADFAGFAERLETSLTKFRGRESTTRLYAQLVTDIHLGPTLVADNSSTSDPRRLGVFAAVALLVLLIACINYVNLATARAGLRFREFGVRACLGAAVTQIRRQIIAEALAASGIAVMLALVLVEISFPYLRNILSPELTRDSLRDILLLAFLPIVWLTTGLAAGVYPAISLIQDSPSRMLKDRSLQGNRLRRALVVLQFAASVVLIVLTVVILRQQNFMLSSSLAANAEELLVIPMRGEEARAHRKLLREQLLQINGVTTISAVTQLPHQIVWSSTYNWEGQTPGEEVLFNTDPVDENFLETFNLPLVSGRNFRQGESGVCMINESALKQIGWTDAVGKMMFLNDSVPAEIVGVIGDFHFNSMRESIAPLVLYPDSSSYSNLVLRIATDDLQTLMSSIEQVATKVLPNTPYRSFFMNQAFDRLYSSEIRMQQTISFFAALAVILACLGLFGLATFSIERRTKEVGVRKVLGATVTSIISLHLRQYLLWLLAANLIAWPIAYLIAKKWLDGFAYSTDLPWWIFALAAATTLTLALSTVVIQTVRAASANPVKSLRYE; this is encoded by the coding sequence ATGCTCGGCCACTATCTTAGACTATACTTCAGGCAGATTTCCCGGCAGAAAGTGTTTCAGTCCATTGGTGTTGTTGGTTTGGCAATCGGGGTCGGAGCAGTCATTATCATTACTGCCTGGATTAGATTTGAAACGAGCTACGACTCTTTTCATGCAAACTCAGATCGACTCTACCGCATTTACAATGTCCAGGAGTATCCAACCGGAAATTTGGATGTCGCTGTCACGCCATTTCCGCTTGGACCGGCTTTGGAGAGAGAATTTGCCGAAGTTGAAGCGACTGCACGCATTTGGTATGGTCCCGGAGTAGTACTTAGCCGCGGTGCTGACCTTGCCTTTGAATCGAGCCTGGTTTATGCCGACAGCACATTCTTCGATCTTTTTAGTTTCACACTCGTCTCTGGCGATTCCGCAAACGCTTTGGACAGGAAGAACTCGGCAGTTATCTCAAGCGACCTCGCGAAGCGTTTTTTCCACGAAGAGGATCCCGTAGGGAAAACACTTAAGGTCAATAGCGTGGATCAGGTGTTAATTACTGGAGTGTTGCGTCCAGTCCCGGGCAACAGCCACCTGAGGATGTCAATGGTCGTTTCTATGCCAACTGTGAGTGAGGGCTGGTCAGCTCAGCGACGTGAAAGCTGGGGATCTAACGGATATTCAACTTATGTACTGCTCCAAAAAGGCGCCGACTTTGCCGGGTTTGCGGAGCGACTTGAGACGAGTCTTACGAAGTTTCGTGGACGTGAAAGCACAACGCGACTTTATGCACAGTTGGTAACCGACATTCATCTTGGTCCCACCCTTGTCGCAGACAATTCGAGTACTTCCGATCCAAGAAGACTCGGTGTCTTCGCTGCAGTCGCGCTTCTTGTCTTGCTCATCGCCTGTATCAACTATGTAAACCTTGCGACGGCAAGGGCAGGGTTACGTTTCCGTGAATTCGGAGTTCGCGCTTGCCTCGGCGCCGCTGTGACCCAAATTCGGCGCCAAATCATTGCCGAAGCGCTCGCCGCATCCGGTATTGCAGTGATGTTGGCGTTAGTCTTAGTAGAGATTTCATTTCCATATTTGCGCAACATCCTTAGCCCCGAACTTACGAGAGATTCTCTGCGTGATATTCTGTTGCTCGCCTTTCTTCCAATCGTGTGGCTAACTACCGGATTGGCAGCGGGAGTCTATCCCGCCATTTCATTGATTCAAGATTCTCCATCTCGAATGCTGAAAGATCGGAGCCTACAAGGCAATCGCCTTCGACGTGCATTGGTTGTGCTGCAATTTGCCGCTTCGGTTGTTCTAATAGTGCTTACAGTTGTGATCCTGCGTCAGCAGAATTTTATGCTCTCAAGCTCTCTAGCCGCAAATGCCGAAGAGCTACTGGTAATACCAATGCGAGGTGAGGAAGCAAGAGCTCATCGGAAACTCCTTCGCGAACAACTACTGCAGATCAACGGAGTTACAACGATTTCTGCGGTAACACAGTTGCCGCACCAGATTGTGTGGTCCTCAACTTACAATTGGGAAGGTCAAACGCCCGGAGAAGAGGTCTTGTTCAATACGGATCCTGTCGATGAGAATTTTCTCGAAACATTTAACCTGCCACTGGTAAGCGGGCGCAACTTTCGTCAGGGCGAGTCGGGCGTTTGCATGATCAATGAATCCGCACTCAAGCAGATTGGCTGGACCGACGCTGTCGGAAAGATGATGTTTCTCAATGATAGCGTTCCGGCCGAGATTGTCGGAGTCATAGGGGATTTTCACTTCAATTCTATGCGTGAATCGATCGCGCCTCTGGTGTTGTATCCCGATTCGAGCAGCTACTCCAATCTCGTATTGCGAATTGCCACGGATGATTTACAGACGCTGATGAGTAGCATAGAACAAGTTGCGACCAAGGTTCTACCAAATACGCCGTATCGTTCGTTCTTCATGAATCAGGCATTTGACCGACTATACAGTTCGGAGATTCGCATGCAGCAAACCATCTCATTCTTTGCAGCGCTGGCAGTGATTCTTGCTTGTCTCGGATTGTTTGGATTGGCGACGTTTAGCATTGAACGGCGCACCAAGGAGGTCGGTGTACGAAAGGTCCTCGGTGCAACAGTTACCAGCATCATCTCGCTTCACCTGCGACAATACTTGCTGTGGCTTCTGGCTGCAAATCTCATCGCTTGGCCCATCGCTTATCTAATTGCCAAGAAATGGCTTGATGGATTTGCTTACAGCACCGATCTGCCATGGTGGATCTTCGCTTTGGCAGCTGCAACGACGCTGACGTTGGCGCTCTCCACGGTGGTAATCCAAACTGTACGCGCCGCGTCGGCAAACCCGGTGAAATCACTGCGATATGAGTAA
- a CDS encoding ABC transporter permease: protein MLKNYFKVAVRKLLREKSYALINVLGLAIGLTICLLVMAYIFDEYSFDEFHADGDRIYRLIQLPSQENDRFYAGTPFPVRPMLLENVPAIEALAQFTSSEDVIVTVDGQNFRESVNFADPEFFQLFSFELLKGSPRTALSTPNGIVLDVSGAERLFGSIDVVGKELVVTTSGEKYPYVVSAVVADAPKNSSLQYRLVLPVSEISKFLPFKLGWNLTCAETFVRLRSDADINNVTNDIQAAANIVPKKAGSEAEWKFSLQPLSDIHLNTAVTGDTITSSPTYSYLLGGIGLVVLILACINFTTLAIGRSQRRIREIGVRKVMGASETQLYGQLLSEAIIVSLTALIFAFALAEIALPTFNNLSGKSISSILMTNGLSTIGIVALVLLTALIAGGYPAYILTRTTTVRAVRGQAEMLSGGVLTRVLVALQFTLSAALIVITLTMSSQLDYMTSAPLGFDREELVMLQLRGASGTEKLTIIDRLRNSLNQGDGVVSVCASGTSFTGGGIRNGTPVGPDSIPFTVFLNAVDHEYLKTMGLELVRGQAFRPGEVKSRDEIIVNETFANALDWDDPIGRAIPGLDSSEIIGVVRDYHIQSLAEKIEPIALLRAGIGGEWAGAVRFAFIRFAPGNIPATMSKIQQVWQEIAPNLPFSYEFMNEHIEAQYRAYKRWETIMNHAALLAVTVACFGVFGLTALAIARRRKELGIRKVLGAKSSQLVSLLNREFVLLAVVGNLIAWPLAYYAANQWMADFAYRIDFPIWPFIAGIVMLTGIVVATASVQAVRASLANPTDVIRTE from the coding sequence ATGCTGAAGAACTATTTCAAAGTTGCTGTGCGCAAACTTCTTCGTGAAAAATCCTACGCGCTCATCAATGTACTTGGACTTGCGATTGGCCTGACGATTTGTCTTCTAGTGATGGCATACATCTTCGACGAATACTCATTTGACGAATTCCATGCAGATGGCGACCGAATCTATCGACTCATTCAATTGCCGTCGCAGGAGAATGATCGCTTCTATGCCGGAACGCCGTTTCCAGTGCGACCGATGCTGCTCGAAAATGTCCCCGCTATCGAAGCATTGGCGCAGTTCACGTCAAGTGAAGACGTCATTGTTACTGTTGATGGGCAGAATTTTCGCGAGTCAGTCAACTTTGCAGATCCAGAGTTCTTCCAACTGTTTTCTTTTGAGTTACTCAAAGGAAGTCCACGGACCGCACTTTCAACACCGAATGGAATTGTATTGGACGTGTCAGGCGCCGAGCGCCTTTTCGGGAGTATCGATGTTGTCGGAAAGGAACTGGTTGTCACCACATCAGGAGAAAAGTACCCGTACGTTGTCTCCGCCGTCGTTGCAGATGCCCCAAAGAATTCGAGTCTCCAATACAGATTGGTTCTTCCGGTTTCAGAAATCTCGAAGTTCCTTCCTTTCAAGCTTGGGTGGAATCTCACGTGTGCCGAGACCTTTGTAAGGCTGCGTTCCGACGCTGATATAAACAACGTTACAAACGACATTCAAGCTGCCGCCAATATTGTCCCTAAGAAAGCGGGCTCGGAAGCGGAATGGAAATTTTCGCTGCAACCATTGTCTGACATTCATCTAAATACAGCGGTTACCGGTGATACAATAACATCGTCTCCAACCTACTCCTACCTGCTCGGAGGAATCGGGCTTGTCGTCCTGATTCTCGCCTGCATCAACTTCACAACGTTGGCAATCGGACGCTCCCAGCGCCGAATTCGCGAAATCGGAGTGCGCAAAGTGATGGGAGCATCTGAAACACAACTCTACGGTCAGCTCTTGTCTGAAGCTATCATTGTCTCCTTGACTGCTCTGATCTTCGCATTTGCACTCGCCGAAATCGCTCTTCCAACATTCAATAACCTCTCAGGTAAATCGATTTCGTCCATACTAATGACCAATGGCCTGTCAACAATCGGAATTGTCGCACTGGTTTTACTGACGGCCTTGATTGCAGGTGGATATCCTGCATACATTCTGACTCGCACCACGACCGTCAGGGCGGTTCGAGGGCAGGCTGAGATGCTTTCGGGCGGAGTGCTTACACGAGTTCTTGTGGCATTGCAGTTCACTCTATCAGCAGCCCTAATTGTGATTACTCTCACGATGTCGAGTCAACTTGACTACATGACATCTGCCCCGTTGGGCTTCGATCGCGAGGAACTTGTCATGCTGCAACTTCGCGGCGCGTCGGGTACCGAGAAGTTGACAATCATTGACCGGCTGCGGAACTCTCTAAATCAAGGTGATGGCGTTGTCTCTGTTTGTGCTTCCGGCACGTCCTTTACTGGAGGCGGCATTCGCAACGGCACACCTGTTGGTCCCGACTCGATTCCGTTTACAGTGTTCCTAAATGCGGTCGATCACGAGTATCTAAAGACTATGGGACTCGAATTGGTCCGTGGCCAAGCCTTCCGGCCCGGAGAGGTCAAATCGCGCGACGAAATAATCGTTAATGAGACGTTTGCCAATGCACTGGATTGGGATGATCCCATTGGAAGAGCAATCCCCGGCCTTGATAGCTCAGAGATCATTGGAGTTGTCAGGGACTATCATATTCAATCACTGGCTGAGAAAATCGAGCCTATAGCTCTCCTGCGGGCGGGAATCGGTGGTGAATGGGCAGGCGCAGTTCGATTCGCTTTCATTCGCTTTGCTCCAGGCAATATTCCTGCGACAATGTCAAAGATTCAGCAAGTATGGCAGGAGATTGCTCCGAATCTTCCTTTCAGCTATGAGTTCATGAATGAGCATATCGAAGCGCAGTATCGTGCTTACAAGCGTTGGGAGACAATCATGAATCATGCTGCACTTCTGGCGGTGACCGTCGCGTGTTTTGGTGTGTTTGGTCTTACGGCGTTGGCGATAGCACGCCGGCGCAAAGAACTTGGCATTCGTAAAGTCTTGGGTGCCAAGTCATCCCAGCTTGTGTCACTACTGAATCGCGAATTCGTTTTGCTCGCTGTTGTGGGCAATCTCATCGCCTGGCCGCTCGCATACTATGCTGCGAATCAGTGGATGGCAGATTTTGCGTATCGAATCGATTTTCCGATCTGGCCGTTTATTGCAGGCATCGTCATGCTCACTGGCATCGTTGTGGCAACGGCATCCGTTCAGGCTGTTCGCGCATCTCTGGCAAATCCGACAGACGTGATTCGAACCGAATAG
- a CDS encoding ABC transporter ATP-binding protein, producing the protein MIRTQSLSKVYATEEVETSALNEVSIVIEAGEFVSIMGPSGCGKSTLLNVLGLLDNPSSGEYHFLDQEVSKYTERQRAQLRKRNIGFVFQSFNLIDELTVFENVELPLLYLDVPGAERKRRVEQVLERMNIMARRNHFPQQLSGGQQQRVAVSRAIVANPKLIFADEPTGNLDTTHGDEVMKMLTDLHNAGTTIVMVTHSPAYSEYGTRTIHLLDGKVVTENILRAHQRV; encoded by the coding sequence ATGATTAGAACACAAAGTCTCAGCAAGGTTTATGCGACAGAGGAGGTCGAAACATCGGCCCTCAACGAAGTCTCAATCGTGATTGAGGCCGGAGAATTTGTGTCTATCATGGGACCTTCGGGTTGCGGCAAATCCACACTGCTCAATGTACTCGGTCTCTTGGACAATCCGAGCTCGGGCGAGTACCACTTTTTGGATCAGGAAGTATCAAAATATACCGAGCGTCAGCGCGCCCAACTTCGCAAAAGAAACATCGGTTTCGTGTTTCAGAGTTTCAATCTGATAGATGAACTGACAGTTTTCGAGAATGTCGAATTGCCGCTGCTTTATCTCGATGTACCGGGAGCCGAAAGAAAGCGACGGGTCGAGCAAGTGCTTGAGCGGATGAATATTATGGCGCGTCGAAATCACTTTCCTCAACAACTATCGGGAGGTCAACAGCAGCGAGTTGCAGTCTCAAGGGCTATAGTTGCAAATCCAAAGTTGATTTTTGCTGATGAACCAACCGGAAACCTCGATACCACTCACGGTGATGAAGTGATGAAAATGTTGACCGACTTGCACAATGCAGGCACAACAATCGTGATGGTCACGCACTCACCGGCTTACTCCGAATATGGCACTCGTACGATTCACTTGTTGGACGGCAAAGTCGTTACCGAAAACATCTTGAGAGCACACCAACGCGTATGA
- a CDS encoding HlyD family efflux transporter periplasmic adaptor subunit, translated as MDKKIERKKWPRKRVAIYASTGMIGLILSYTLIFGDTSSSLNVEAQKVTISTVEQGPFQELIPVTGTVLPIKSVYMDAMDGGRVDQIFVEEGAMVKQGDSILRMTNTNLQMEMMFREADLFEQMNNLRAVRLAMEQNRLNLMQQMAEIDYQNSLQTRNFERAKILHEREVISQEEYERTRDDYEYWKTRKLLVTESQRQDSVMRELQVEQLEQSIQRMQQNFRIVKENYENLVQRAPISGQLSQLNAEIGELKSPGERLGQVDVLDGYKVRADVDEYYINRVAQGQTGEAEISGKTARMEVSRVYPEVRDGRFEIDLLFTGERPEGIRRGQSIQVRLALGDLTEALMIARGSFYQTTGGNWIYVVDESGDFARKRKIRLGRQNPRMYEVLEGLSPGEKVVTSSYDNYADFEKLNLN; from the coding sequence ATGGACAAGAAAATTGAGAGGAAGAAGTGGCCGCGTAAGCGAGTTGCCATTTACGCAAGCACCGGAATGATCGGGTTGATCTTGTCGTATACGCTCATTTTTGGTGATACCAGTTCATCGCTCAATGTCGAGGCGCAGAAGGTGACTATATCCACGGTTGAACAAGGCCCATTTCAAGAGCTGATTCCGGTCACTGGTACTGTACTCCCGATCAAATCAGTTTATATGGATGCGATGGATGGCGGCAGAGTCGACCAGATATTCGTCGAAGAAGGAGCAATGGTGAAACAGGGAGATTCGATTCTTCGTATGACAAATACCAATCTCCAGATGGAAATGATGTTTCGTGAGGCTGACCTTTTCGAACAGATGAATAATCTTCGCGCCGTCCGCTTGGCGATGGAGCAAAATCGACTCAATCTGATGCAACAAATGGCGGAAATCGACTATCAAAACAGCCTGCAGACCCGCAACTTTGAACGCGCAAAGATACTTCACGAAAGAGAAGTCATATCTCAAGAAGAGTATGAGCGGACACGCGATGACTACGAGTATTGGAAGACGCGAAAGTTGTTGGTGACGGAGAGCCAACGCCAGGATTCGGTGATGCGTGAGCTGCAAGTCGAACAGCTTGAACAATCGATACAGCGGATGCAGCAGAATTTCCGGATTGTGAAAGAAAACTACGAGAACCTTGTACAGAGAGCGCCGATCAGCGGACAGCTTTCGCAGTTAAACGCCGAAATCGGCGAATTGAAGTCACCCGGCGAGCGACTCGGTCAAGTCGACGTCTTGGATGGATACAAGGTTCGCGCAGATGTGGATGAATACTACATCAATCGCGTAGCACAGGGGCAGACAGGAGAAGCCGAAATCTCCGGTAAGACTGCACGGATGGAAGTATCGCGAGTGTATCCTGAAGTTCGCGATGGAAGATTCGAGATTGATCTGCTTTTTACCGGCGAGCGTCCAGAAGGTATTCGACGGGGGCAGTCCATTCAGGTCCGATTGGCACTCGGCGACCTCACCGAAGCATTGATGATCGCTCGCGGTAGTTTCTATCAGACAACAGGCGGGAACTGGATTTATGTCGTCGACGAGTCGGGCGACTTCGCTCGCAAACGGAAGATTCGATTGGGTCGGCAGAATCCGCGCATGTACGAAGTCCTGGAAGGGCTGTCGCCGGGCGAAAAAGTAGTCACCTCGAGTTATGACAACTACGCAGATTTCGAGAAGCTCAATTTGAACTAG
- a CDS encoding sigma-54-dependent Fis family transcriptional regulator, which produces MFIVGHQFGYQWHYSRGRIAGGTANVTTNLDSNIKRNKGRILIVDDDEDVLAAAKFLLRDSFDLIDTSSNPESIPSRIEGNSYDVVLLDMNFSRDVASGNEGLHWLQRILEIDPDSVVITITAFADVDLAVRAIKLGATDFVVKPWQNEKLLATVNAGSQLRQSRRDATTLMQRHKQLASDIDHPFQGFIATSKAMQGVSETIRRVAPTEANVLILGENGTGKEVVARAVHRQSARADQPFVSVDMGALSDTLFESELFGHVKGAFTDAKTDRAGRFETASGGTLFLDEIGNLPLRLQARILTVIEQREVIRLGSNKPIPIDIRLICATNIPLSQLMTEQRFRQDLLYRINTVQISLPPLRERPEDILPLAEYYLEIYRRRYKKTQMQIQETTARKLQDYSWPGNVRELQHAVERAVILADGKVLRPTDFPILREVSSSGESLTVNEYDLDEIERTVIQKVLKKHDGNISHAARELGLTRAALYRRMQKHGI; this is translated from the coding sequence ATGTTCATAGTCGGACATCAGTTCGGGTATCAATGGCATTACTCTCGGGGTAGGATCGCTGGAGGAACAGCAAACGTGACGACAAATCTGGATTCAAACATCAAGAGAAACAAGGGCCGAATACTAATCGTTGATGACGATGAAGATGTTCTTGCGGCGGCAAAGTTTCTCCTGCGCGACAGCTTTGATTTGATTGACACCAGTTCCAATCCGGAGTCGATACCGTCTCGCATTGAAGGCAACAGCTATGACGTAGTTCTCCTCGATATGAATTTCTCGCGAGACGTCGCAAGCGGCAACGAGGGCCTTCACTGGCTGCAACGGATTCTTGAAATTGACCCTGACTCGGTCGTCATCACGATCACCGCTTTCGCAGATGTCGACTTGGCTGTGCGTGCAATCAAACTTGGTGCGACGGACTTTGTGGTCAAACCTTGGCAAAACGAGAAACTGCTTGCCACGGTCAATGCCGGATCACAACTTCGGCAATCAAGGCGGGATGCAACAACTCTGATGCAGCGCCACAAGCAACTGGCCAGCGATATCGATCATCCATTTCAGGGTTTTATCGCCACCAGCAAGGCAATGCAGGGAGTAAGCGAAACGATTAGGCGAGTTGCTCCGACTGAAGCCAATGTACTGATCCTCGGTGAAAACGGAACCGGCAAAGAGGTTGTTGCGCGCGCGGTTCATCGCCAATCGGCTCGCGCCGACCAACCTTTTGTTTCAGTTGACATGGGTGCACTCAGCGATACTCTGTTTGAAAGTGAGTTGTTTGGGCATGTAAAGGGGGCGTTTACGGACGCCAAGACAGATCGCGCCGGTCGATTTGAGACCGCATCCGGAGGTACACTATTTCTTGATGAAATTGGCAATCTGCCTTTGAGGCTGCAGGCGCGAATTCTCACTGTCATCGAACAGCGCGAAGTTATCCGACTTGGATCGAACAAGCCAATTCCAATAGACATCCGCCTGATCTGCGCGACAAATATACCACTTTCTCAATTGATGACCGAACAGCGCTTCCGTCAGGATCTGCTTTATCGCATCAATACCGTGCAAATCTCGCTACCGCCATTGAGAGAACGCCCCGAAGACATTCTTCCACTTGCTGAGTATTATCTCGAGATCTATCGACGTCGCTACAAGAAGACGCAGATGCAGATACAGGAAACGACTGCCAGAAAGCTGCAAGATTATTCGTGGCCGGGTAATGTGCGCGAACTCCAACATGCGGTTGAGAGAGCGGTAATCCTAGCAGACGGCAAAGTCCTCAGGCCAACAGATTTTCCAATCTTGAGAGAGGTTAGCAGCTCGGGTGAATCACTGACTGTGAACGAATACGACCTTGATGAGATAGAGCGCACAGTAATACAAAAAGTCCTCAAGAAGCATGACGGCAATATCAGTCACGCAGCAAGAGAATTAGGGTTAACGCGCGCAGCCCTCTACCGAAGGATGCAGAAACATGGTATTTAA
- a CDS encoding HAMP domain-containing histidine kinase, with protein sequence MNSMTPIASLAGSISGVVRSRLDPNGAGNKVNAGADQDIYDALGTIERRSQGLMHFVESYRDLTRIPIPDIRIVAVAELLSRVDRLMEKPLAEIGASRRTSIVPDSLTLACDPDLIEQVLINLYSNAVWALRGTEQPCLEVSARINWEGRVVMEVKDNGPGILPAVIDKIFIPFFTTRKGGSGIGLAVSRQIMRLHNGNIAVTSIPGESTVFSLSF encoded by the coding sequence ATGAATTCGATGACGCCGATAGCTTCGCTTGCAGGCTCGATTAGTGGCGTGGTTAGGTCAAGACTGGACCCAAATGGCGCCGGCAATAAAGTAAACGCCGGCGCCGATCAGGATATATATGACGCACTTGGTACAATTGAAAGAAGAAGTCAGGGATTAATGCATTTTGTCGAGTCATACCGGGATCTGACCCGTATCCCGATCCCTGATATCAGAATTGTCGCCGTCGCTGAGTTGCTTTCCCGAGTAGACCGATTAATGGAGAAACCGCTTGCAGAGATTGGTGCTTCACGGAGAACATCAATAGTCCCAGACAGTCTAACCCTGGCTTGCGACCCGGATCTCATTGAGCAAGTCCTTATCAATCTCTATAGCAATGCAGTGTGGGCGCTTCGAGGTACCGAGCAACCATGCCTTGAGGTCAGCGCACGAATCAACTGGGAGGGTCGTGTAGTTATGGAAGTGAAAGACAATGGCCCCGGCATTCTGCCCGCTGTCATCGATAAGATTTTCATTCCATTCTTCACAACAAGAAAAGGCGGCAGCGGCATTGGACTTGCAGTGTCACGTCAGATAATGCGCTTGCATAACGGTAACATCGCGGTTACTTCCATCCCCGGTGAAAGTACAGTATTCAGTTTGAGTTTCTAG
- a CDS encoding diguanylate cyclase, with product MTADQWTSHVAIAITVTDESGTITEMNPTSISTFSADGGAKLIGSDVLACHPEPSRSKLAAMYESHQPNHYTIQKNGQKKIIHQIPLFEGTVFMGYVEISIPIPDQLPHFDRG from the coding sequence ATGACTGCTGATCAATGGACAAGCCACGTTGCGATCGCGATTACTGTCACTGACGAAAGCGGTACTATCACAGAAATGAATCCCACCTCGATCTCGACGTTTTCTGCTGACGGTGGTGCCAAGCTCATCGGAAGTGATGTCTTGGCATGTCATCCGGAACCGTCGAGGTCGAAGTTGGCGGCAATGTATGAGTCACACCAACCAAATCACTATACAATTCAGAAGAATGGACAGAAGAAGATCATTCACCAGATACCTCTATTTGAAGGTACAGTCTTTATGGGCTATGTCGAGATTTCCATTCCGATCCCGGATCAACTTCCACATTTTGATCGCGGCTAA
- a CDS encoding transcriptional repressor produces MEKNIDISPVMVEFEKVLRAKGLRITHQRTEIFKALLKHADHPTAENVFNQVRKHLKSISLDTVYRTIATFEEYGLIKRVHHIDNATRFDTNTEDHHHLVCSKCNKIEDFYWSDFDQMKTPKSISHWSNIAVKHVVIEGLCASCQSKK; encoded by the coding sequence ATGGAGAAGAACATCGACATATCGCCAGTGATGGTTGAATTCGAAAAGGTGTTGCGCGCTAAGGGCTTGAGGATTACTCACCAGAGGACAGAAATCTTCAAAGCGCTTTTGAAACATGCAGATCACCCAACAGCGGAGAATGTATTCAATCAGGTCAGGAAGCATCTGAAGTCGATTTCCCTTGATACAGTCTATAGGACGATTGCGACATTTGAAGAATATGGTCTGATTAAAAGAGTCCACCACATCGACAATGCGACCCGATTCGACACTAACACCGAAGACCATCACCATCTTGTCTGCTCGAAATGCAACAAAATTGAGGATTTCTATTGGTCTGACTTTGACCAGATGAAGACACCGAAGTCTATTTCCCACTGGAGCAATATCGCGGTCAAGCACGTTGTGATCGAGGGTCTATGTGCGAGCTGTCAGAGCAAAAAGTAG